CACGAGATACCGGTGTGAAAATCGAATCAATTGGAATCACCCCTATTGGTTGATCCTCACTTTTATTTGCATCAGCTGAAGTATATCCACGTCCACGTCTTGCGGTTAATCTCATACGCAAATGACCATCTTTTGCTAAAGTAGCGATATGAAGGTCAGGGTTAAGAATTTCCACATCACTATCATGTGTAATATCAGCAGCTGTTACTGCTCCTTCACCTTGTATATCAATTTCAAGCGTCTTGTCCTCGTCTGAATAAATTTTCAATCCGAGTTTCTTTACGTGTAAAATAATAGACGTTACATCTTCCACGACGCCTTCAATTGTTGAGAACTCATGCAGTACACCATCTATTTGAATAGATGTGACAGCTGCACCAGGTAGTGAGGATAATAGAATACGACGTAAGGAGTTACCCAAAGTTGTACCATATCCACGCTCAAGTGGCTCGATGACGAATTTACCGTATTTGGCATCATCGCTGATCTCAACCGTTTCGATTTTTGGTTTTTCAATTTCTATCATTACAAACCCTCCTTCAAAACGTCGAAACCCCGGCTAGACAATTTAATGTTAGTTTGTCTATGGATGTCTAACCGAAATTCCCCAATAATAAGTTCCCGAATGTGCACAACAACTAAAATAATTAATCTGTTTCGCAATAAAAATGATTTATCATAACCCATTATTGACATGAATTCAAAATCTATACAGAGAAATTATACACGGCGACGTTTTGGTGGACGACATCCGTTATGTGGAACAGGTGTAACATCCTTAATTGCAGTAACTTCAAGTCCTGCTGCTTGTAGTGCACGGATAGCAGCTTCACGTCCAGCTCCAGGTCCTTTTACAGTTACTTCAAGTGTTTTTAAACCATTTTCTATAGAAGTCTTGGCAGCCGTTTCTGCAGCCATTTGAGCAGCAAAAGGAGTAGATTTTTTAGAACCTTTGAAACCTAATGCACCGGCGCTAGACCAAGAAATCGCGTTACCATGAACGTCAGTGATCGTAACGATTGTATTATTAAACGTTGAACGAATATGTGCAATACCAGACTCAATATTCTTTTTCACACGACGTTTACGTGTATTTGTTTTACGTGCCATTTCTTAAGAACCTCCTTTACTATTTCTTCTTATTCGCTACAGTACGACGTGGACCTTTACGTGTACGAGCATTATTTTTAGAATTTTGTCCTCGAACTGGTAATCCACGACGATGACGAATTCCTCTATATGAACCGATTTCGATTAGACGTTTAATATTTAATGATACTTCACGACGAAGGTCACCCTCTACTTTATAGCCGTCGATGATATCACGGATTTTCCCTAATTCTTCTTCAGTTAAATCACGCACACGAGTATCTTCTGAAACTCCTGCATCAGCTAGAATTTTCTCTGCTTTTGTGCGTCCAATACCAAAAATATATGTTAATGATACTACAACACGTTTATCACGAGGAATATCTACACCAGCAATACGCGCCATTATACGTGCACCTCCTTATGCTTATCCTTGTTTTTGTTTATGTTTTGGATTTTCACAAATAACCATTACTTTTCCATTTCTGCGAATAACTTTACATTTTTCACAAATAGGTTTAACTGATGGTCTTACCTTCACTGTTCTAACCTCCTTGGTAATAACGGAGTTTAATTATTTAAAGCGGTACGTAATCCGTCCGCGAGTTAAATCATATGGTGATAATTCTACAGTAACTTTATCTCCTGGTAAGATTCGAATGAAATGCATACGAATTTTACCTGAAACATGTGCTAATACTGTATGTCCGTTTTCAAGTTCTACCTTAAACATTGCATTTGGTAATGTTTCTACGACAGTACCTTCAACT
This sequence is a window from Cytobacillus sp. IB215665. Protein-coding genes within it:
- a CDS encoding DNA-directed RNA polymerase subunit alpha, whose amino-acid sequence is MIEIEKPKIETVEISDDAKYGKFVIEPLERGYGTTLGNSLRRILLSSLPGAAVTSIQIDGVLHEFSTIEGVVEDVTSIILHVKKLGLKIYSDEDKTLEIDIQGEGAVTAADITHDSDVEILNPDLHIATLAKDGHLRMRLTARRGRGYTSADANKSEDQPIGVIPIDSIFTPVSRVSYQVENTRVGQLSNFDKLTFDVWADGSTGPKEAIALGSKILTEHLNIFVGLTDEAQNAEIMVEKEEDQKEKVLEMTIEELDLSVRSYNCLKRAGINTVQELAHKTEEDMMKVRNLGRKSLEEVKAKLDELGLGLRKDD
- the rpsM gene encoding 30S ribosomal protein S13, whose translation is MARIAGVDIPRDKRVVVSLTYIFGIGRTKAEKILADAGVSEDTRVRDLTEEELGKIRDIIDGYKVEGDLRREVSLNIKRLIEIGSYRGIRHRRGLPVRGQNSKNNARTRKGPRRTVANKKK
- the rpmJ gene encoding 50S ribosomal protein L36; the protein is MKVRPSVKPICEKCKVIRRNGKVMVICENPKHKQKQG
- the infA gene encoding translation initiation factor IF-1, whose translation is MAKDDVIEVEGTVVETLPNAMFKVELENGHTVLAHVSGKIRMHFIRILPGDKVTVELSPYDLTRGRITYRFK
- the rpsK gene encoding 30S ribosomal protein S11 is translated as MARKTNTRKRRVKKNIESGIAHIRSTFNNTIVTITDVHGNAISWSSAGALGFKGSKKSTPFAAQMAAETAAKTSIENGLKTLEVTVKGPGAGREAAIRALQAAGLEVTAIKDVTPVPHNGCRPPKRRRV